In the genome of Sciurus carolinensis chromosome 3, mSciCar1.2, whole genome shotgun sequence, one region contains:
- the Dusp14 gene encoding dual specificity protein phosphatase 14: MSSRGHSTLPRTLMAPRMISEGDVGGIAQITSSLFLGRGSVASNRHLLQARGITCIVNATIEIPNFNWPQFEYVKVPLADMPHAPIGLYFDTVADKIHSVSRKHGATLVHCAAGVSRSATLCIAYLMKFHNVCLLEAYNWVKARRPVIRPNVGFWRQLIDYERQLFGKSTVKMVQTPYGIVPDVYEKESRHLMPYWGI, encoded by the coding sequence ATGAGCTCCAGAGGTCACAGCACACTCCCACGGACTCTCATGGCTCCTCGGATGATTTCCGAGGGAGATGTAGGAGGCATTGCTCAGAtcacctcctctctcttcctgggCAGAGGCAGTGTGGCCTCCAACCGGCACCTCCTCCAGGCTCGTGGCATCACCTGCATTGTTAATGCTACCATTGAGATCCCCAATTTCAACTGGCCCCAATTTGAATATGTTAAAGTGCCTCTGGCTGACATGCCTCATGCCCCCATTGGACTGTACTTTGACACTGTGGCTGACAAGATCCACAGTGTGAGCAGGAAGCATGGGGCTACCTTGGTGCACTGTGCTGCAGGGGTGAGCCGCTCGGCCACCCTCTGCATCGCTTACCTGATGAAGTTCCACAACGTGTGCCTGCTGGAGGCGTACAACTGGGTCAAAGCCCGCAGGCCTGTCATCAGGCCCAACGTGGGCTTCTGGAGGCAGCTGATAGACTACGAGCGCCAGCTCTTTGGGAAGTCTACAGTTAAGATGGTACAGACACCTTATGGCATAGTTCCAGACGTTTACGAGAAAGAGTCCCGACACCTGATGCCTTACTGGGGGATTTAA